Proteins co-encoded in one uncultured Draconibacterium sp. genomic window:
- a CDS encoding RteC domain-containing protein, producing MIGFFFDLIYSLLLRMEHYSNVILELEENLRQITIASGCMLSNSKLAIKRCRFALVELKSVVIRHGFPDQSSEIRFFKEIKPMAYSYLLFNQALFEMESFRSTRAEAMKQYLKNKLNEIQRYMEEHRETVQYYHCGYTFLDRFYFVRNTEEIPVELRGENYLLDEEFNTWQDYNFSVIQANEMLLKYFSTEISRLENPQESDELQQFRQIDWTANKIDLVELVYALYYSRAINNGKITIKELGKLIGQIFNVELNNDVYRYFIEIQQRKIDQTKFIGHLQSVLQQHIDQNILK from the coding sequence ATGATTGGATTTTTTTTCGATTTAATTTATTCACTGTTATTGCGTATGGAACACTATTCTAATGTTATTCTTGAGCTCGAAGAAAATTTACGGCAAATAACTATCGCTTCCGGCTGTATGCTTAGCAACTCCAAGCTGGCGATTAAAAGATGCAGGTTTGCCCTGGTTGAACTAAAATCGGTTGTAATCAGGCATGGCTTTCCAGACCAATCATCCGAAATCCGGTTCTTCAAAGAAATTAAACCCATGGCCTATAGTTATTTATTATTTAATCAGGCCCTCTTTGAGATGGAAAGCTTCCGGTCAACGAGGGCAGAAGCAATGAAACAATACTTGAAAAACAAGCTCAATGAAATTCAGAGATATATGGAGGAACATCGTGAAACGGTCCAGTATTATCATTGTGGATATACTTTTCTGGATCGATTCTATTTTGTTCGTAATACAGAAGAAATTCCTGTTGAGTTGAGAGGAGAAAACTATCTGCTGGACGAGGAATTTAATACCTGGCAGGATTATAACTTTTCAGTGATCCAGGCAAATGAGATGTTACTGAAATACTTTAGTACGGAAATTTCAAGACTCGAGAATCCCCAAGAATCGGACGAATTGCAGCAATTTAGACAGATTGACTGGACTGCAAATAAAATTGATCTGGTGGAATTGGTTTATGCCCTCTATTATTCAAGAGCGATCAATAACGGAAAAATTACTATTAAAGAACTGGGAAAACTGATCGGGCAAATTTTTAATGTAGAACTTAATAATGATGTTTACCGGTACTTTATTGAAATTCAACAACGAAAAATAGACCAAACCAAATTTATTGGTCATTTACAATCTGTACTTCAACAGCACATTGACCAAAACATTTTAAAATGA
- a CDS encoding zincin-like metallopeptidase domain-containing protein, which produces MSKFDIYETVTNLIVERLEAGVVPWHMPWKTASTIPRNLVSKKPYRGFNFWYLLSFGFERPYFLSFKQVKDLGGKIKKGSLSFMIVFWKMVEYKKDDETKEIPMLRYYRVFHIDDIEGIDPDKIPENTAHDHDFDPIASCEQLIQFWSDSPVIKLDQKKACYIPSLDEVHMPGARTFFQDEEYYSTIFHELVHSTGHRKRLNRHERFSSLNFASKDYSQEELVAEMGAAYLCGICGIENATIDNSAAYIQGWLKKLKSDKSLLYWLQV; this is translated from the coding sequence ATGAGTAAATTTGATATTTATGAAACAGTAACGAACCTGATTGTAGAACGCCTGGAAGCAGGTGTAGTACCATGGCATATGCCTTGGAAGACCGCAAGTACTATTCCGCGTAACCTGGTTTCTAAAAAGCCTTACCGGGGATTTAACTTCTGGTACCTGCTTAGCTTTGGTTTCGAAAGGCCTTATTTTCTTTCTTTCAAACAGGTTAAAGATCTTGGTGGAAAGATTAAAAAGGGCTCTTTATCATTCATGATTGTATTTTGGAAAATGGTAGAATACAAAAAGGATGATGAAACCAAGGAAATACCAATGCTTCGTTATTACCGGGTATTTCATATTGATGACATTGAAGGTATCGATCCTGACAAGATACCTGAGAATACTGCTCACGATCACGACTTCGATCCGATTGCTTCCTGTGAACAGCTTATCCAGTTCTGGTCCGATTCTCCGGTAATTAAACTGGATCAGAAAAAGGCCTGTTATATACCTTCATTGGATGAAGTCCACATGCCTGGTGCAAGAACCTTTTTTCAGGATGAAGAATACTATTCCACTATTTTTCACGAGTTAGTGCACTCGACAGGTCATCGTAAACGCTTAAATCGCCACGAAAGGTTCTCTTCCCTTAATTTTGCAAGTAAAGATTACTCGCAAGAAGAACTTGTTGCAGAGATGGGTGCTGCTTACCTCTGTGGTATTTGTGGCATTGAAAATGCTACAATTGATAACAGTGCTGCCTACATCCAAGGCTGGTTGAAGAAGTTGAAAAGTGATAAAAGTTTATTGTATTGGCTTCAGGTTTAG
- a CDS encoding helix-turn-helix domain-containing protein — protein MGTLKYTVIKTEVQYNNYSNILENLLSKASPALDDEIELITLLIEKWDSEHSTFNDLDPVQIIKSLMEENSLKAVGLAKLLGLSKGTVSKILNYQKGLSKETIRKLSENFHVSQEAFNRPYKLKNEINRQFRDASLMNTKKDLGASLAV, from the coding sequence ATGGGAACATTAAAATATACAGTTATAAAAACGGAAGTTCAGTACAACAACTATTCTAATATCCTTGAAAATCTTCTTTCAAAGGCCTCTCCTGCCCTAGATGATGAAATTGAGCTGATAACGCTACTCATTGAGAAGTGGGATTCGGAACACAGTACATTTAATGATCTGGATCCTGTTCAAATTATCAAGTCATTAATGGAAGAGAACAGCCTAAAAGCAGTTGGATTGGCAAAACTCCTTGGATTGTCAAAAGGAACCGTTTCAAAGATTCTGAATTACCAGAAAGGCCTGTCGAAAGAAACAATCCGTAAGCTGTCTGAAAATTTTCATGTTTCGCAGGAAGCCTTCAATCGTCCTTATAAACTGAAAAACGAGATTAACAGGCAATTTCGTGATGCAAGCTTAATGAATACAAAGAAGGATTTGGGGGCTTCATTAGCAGTATAA
- a CDS encoding type II toxin-antitoxin system HigB family toxin, which produces MKVHLIKVQSIESDVSENVQSKRAFEMWLSIVKHANWNTPQDIVRTFNSADILGKGSNRVVFNIGGNKYRIICQYYFGKQKIHLFVKWIGTHAAYTKLCNNEEQYSVNTY; this is translated from the coding sequence ATGAAAGTTCATTTAATAAAAGTACAATCAATCGAAAGCGATGTAAGTGAGAATGTCCAAAGCAAAAGGGCTTTTGAAATGTGGCTTTCGATTGTAAAACATGCAAATTGGAATACACCTCAGGATATTGTGAGAACGTTTAATTCTGCCGATATACTGGGGAAAGGATCAAACAGAGTTGTTTTTAATATTGGAGGAAACAAATATAGGATCATCTGTCAATATTATTTTGGAAAGCAGAAAATACACCTATTTGTAAAATGGATCGGAACACATGCTGCATACACCAAACTCTGCAATAATGAAGAACAATATTCAGTAAATACCTATTAG
- a CDS encoding site-specific integrase, with product MITQREKTTTPVRIPILFQAQVLIDKYKDHPRSANKGTIFPNISNQKLNSYLKEIADVCEIAKNLTFHVARHTFTTTVTLTNGVPIESVSKMLGHTDLKTTQIYAKVVEKKISDDMANLEAYLSGEKSQKKKAK from the coding sequence ATTATTACACAAAGAGAAAAAACGACGACACCAGTACGAATTCCAATATTATTCCAGGCCCAGGTTTTAATCGACAAGTACAAAGACCATCCTCGCTCCGCTAATAAAGGAACAATCTTCCCAAATATTTCCAATCAAAAGTTGAATAGTTATCTCAAAGAAATTGCAGATGTTTGTGAAATTGCCAAGAACCTTACTTTTCATGTAGCCCGACATACTTTCACAACCACAGTAACGCTTACGAATGGGGTTCCGATTGAATCCGTAAGCAAGATGCTGGGGCATACCGATCTAAAGACAACACAGATTTATGCAAAGGTTGTAGAAAAAAAGATCAGTGATGATATGGCCAATCTAGAGGCATATTTATCTGGTGAGAAATCTCAAAAGAAAAAAGCAAAATAG
- a CDS encoding phage integrase SAM-like domain-containing protein: protein MHVDNWNNGRGMAKGKSPEISRLNSYLEQIRYQLTECYQELVVTKETITPEAIKNKFLGVEDSGETLKGLIEYHNTGMDSNLRWGTLKNYKTTEKYIEKFLKQKFKRKDIDLVELNYKFITDFEHFLRKYQPRRKTWMA from the coding sequence ATTCATGTCGATAACTGGAATAATGGACGCGGCATGGCAAAAGGCAAGTCCCCTGAAATTAGTAGGCTTAACTCTTATTTAGAACAAATCAGATATCAGCTTACTGAGTGCTACCAAGAACTGGTGGTTACCAAAGAAACAATAACACCTGAAGCAATTAAAAACAAATTTTTGGGAGTTGAAGATTCTGGAGAAACACTTAAAGGACTTATTGAATACCACAATACCGGCATGGATTCGAACCTTAGGTGGGGAACATTAAAAAACTACAAAACTACCGAAAAGTATATCGAGAAATTTTTGAAGCAGAAATTCAAACGCAAAGATATCGACCTGGTAGAATTAAATTACAAGTTCATTACTGATTTCGAGCATTTCTTGAGAAAATACCAACCTCGCCGTAAGACTTGGATGGCTTGA